The nucleotide window TTTATTAAATGCATTAACCAGAATAACGCTTGCTGTTTTTCTACCTACTCCGGGAAGTTTAACTAAGTCTTCAAGTGTATCAGGAACAATGCCATTAAATTCTTTAACTAAGACTGTGCAACATTCTTTTAGTAATTTTGCTTTTCTTTTATAAAAATTAATCTGTTTAATATCTTCTTCTATCTGTTTTAGAGGAGCTTTTGCTATAGATTTTGGATCCGGATATTTTTTGAAAAATGTTTCTGTGACTTCATTGACTTTTTTGTCTGTGGCTTGCGCTGCGAGTATAGTTGCTACCAATAGCTGAAATGGATTTTCAAACTTTAAATCAATCCAGGGTTCTGGAAAATGCTTTTTAAGTCTTTTTATAATTTCTTCTTCAGTTATCTTTTTCATCTTTTCTTCTTAAAATAAACTTTTTTGT belongs to Persephonella sp. and includes:
- the nth gene encoding endonuclease III; the protein is MKKITEEEIIKRLKKHFPEPWIDLKFENPFQLLVATILAAQATDKKVNEVTETFFKKYPDPKSIAKAPLKQIEEDIKQINFYKRKAKLLKECCTVLVKEFNGIVPDTLEDLVKLPGVGRKTASVILVNAFNKPAIVVDTHVKRVSQRLGLTKSNNPDKIEKDLANFFSKENWVYISKALVLFGRYICKAKNPECKKCYLVDICPYENKNL